The Halanaerobiaceae bacterium ANBcell28 nucleotide sequence GAGAGTTAGATACTGGTGATGAATTTACTTATAAAATTGTTGGTTCTGCTGAAGCTGATCCATTGAATTTTAAAATATCTAACGAATCGCCAATAGGGAAAGCCATCTTAGGACATAAAAAAGGAGATAAAGTAAGTGTTGAAGTTCCATCAGGAGTAATGGAATATGAAATACTTTCTATAGAAAAATCAAAAAAGGGGTAGTAATATGAGTAATGAAACAACAATTGAAGATATTAATGATTTAATGTTACAGAGAAGAGAAAAATTAGAAGAACTTCAAAAAAAGGATATAAAAGCTTATGGGGAAAAGTATGTAGTGACTCATCATGCCTCTGATATAGAGAATAATTTTGATGAATTAGAAGAGAAGGAAGTTTCTTTAGTAGGCAGAATAATGGCTATCAGAACACATGGTAAAGCTAGCTTTGCAGATTTGATGGATATGACTGGTAGGATTCAGTTATATGTACAAGTAAATCAAGTTGGTGAAGAAAACTATGAATTTTTTAGCAATATAGATATTGGTGATATAGTTGGTGTAAAAGGTATAGTTTTTAAAACTAGACGCGGAGAAATTTCAATAAAAGTACAGACCTTTAAATTTCTAAGTAAATCCTTACGTCCTTTACCAGAAAAGTTTCATGGTTTAAAGGATAAAGAAACTCGTTATCGTCAGCGTTATCTAGATTTAATAGTAAATCCTGAAGTTAAAAATACTTTTGTTATGAGAAGCCAAATCATCAGAGAAATAAGAAGATTTCTTGAAGATAAAGAGTTTTTAGAAGTGGAAACACCTATGATGCATCCTATAGCTGGCGGCACCAGTGCTCGTCCTTTTATTACCCATCACAATACTCTGGATATGGATTTGTATATGCGTATTGCACCAGAGTTGTACTTAAAGAGGTTGGTTGTTGGTGGCTTTGAAAAAATATTTGAGTTAAATAGGACCTTCCGTAATGAGGGAATGTCTATTAAACATAATCCGGAGTTTACTATGATGGAGTTATATCAGGCTAATGCTGATTATCATGATATGATGGATCTTATGGAAAATATGGTGGCACATGTAGCTGAAAGTGTACTGGGTACTACAAAAATTAATTATCAAGATGAAGAAATTAATCTTTCTCCATCATGGAGAAGAATGACTATGGTTGATGCTGTAAAAGAATATACAGATCTTGATTTTGATAATATAAGTGGTAGTGAAGAAGCTAGAAAAGCTGCTGCTAGCATAGGTATTAAAATTGATGATAAGAACTTAAGTAAAGGTGAAATTTTAAATCATATATTTGAAGAAAGAGTGGAAGAAAATCTAATACAGCCAACGTTTATTATGAATTATCCGATAGAAATTTCTCCTCTTGCTAGTAAGATGGATGGAGATCCTAATTATACATATAGATTTGAGCCATTTATCTATGGATGGGAATTAGGAAACGCCTTTACTGAATTAAATGACCCAATAGATCAAAAACAAAGATTTGAAGAACAGATGAGACAACGGGATGCAGGAGACGATGAGGCTCATATGATGGATGAGGATTATGTTCGTGCTTTAGAATATGGCATGCCTCCAACTGGGGGATTGGGAGTTGGAATTGATCG carries:
- the lysS gene encoding lysine--tRNA ligase codes for the protein MSNETTIEDINDLMLQRREKLEELQKKDIKAYGEKYVVTHHASDIENNFDELEEKEVSLVGRIMAIRTHGKASFADLMDMTGRIQLYVQVNQVGEENYEFFSNIDIGDIVGVKGIVFKTRRGEISIKVQTFKFLSKSLRPLPEKFHGLKDKETRYRQRYLDLIVNPEVKNTFVMRSQIIREIRRFLEDKEFLEVETPMMHPIAGGTSARPFITHHNTLDMDLYMRIAPELYLKRLVVGGFEKIFELNRTFRNEGMSIKHNPEFTMMELYQANADYHDMMDLMENMVAHVAESVLGTTKINYQDEEINLSPSWRRMTMVDAVKEYTDLDFDNISGSEEARKAAASIGIKIDDKNLSKGEILNHIFEERVEENLIQPTFIMNYPIEISPLASKMDGDPNYTYRFEPFIYGWELGNAFTELNDPIDQKQRFEEQMRQRDAGDDEAHMMDEDYVRALEYGMPPTGGLGVGIDRLIMLLTNSPSIRDVILFPTMRPEQ